The Halobellus sp. MBLA0158 genome has a window encoding:
- a CDS encoding AI-2E family transporter produces the protein MNGNRFVVALFGILVTAVIGALAYQFIAPLTISVFLYYSTRRYHHALRRFRLPANVRAAIVMASLAIPLILLISYATILLVVEARAFIDQYALIDVASQNFEWFAGVNDIPEFTVQGLYDAYQSGDLAPFIDFATEHASFLTTLISDFFLNLFVLTIVTYYLLVDGHRISDWLLQFDDGAIIREYLEAVDRELEKVLFGNLLNVLAIALIAIGSFSAYNVFVPAGAEIPYPALAGALTGIASLIPVVGMKIVYVPLTLATALRIALSGDPTNLVFVAGFFVVAVVVVDTIPDLVLRPLLSGEQTHVGLLMLAYTLGPVVLGFYGLFLAPMLLVVGLTFANTALPRLLDENATAEATASPKPVDGRSQRPDPPDDAGSPDERPTG, from the coding sequence ATGAACGGGAACCGCTTCGTCGTCGCCCTCTTCGGTATCCTCGTCACCGCCGTCATCGGCGCGCTGGCGTACCAGTTCATCGCGCCGCTGACGATCTCGGTGTTCCTGTACTACTCGACCCGCCGCTACCACCACGCCCTCCGCCGCTTCCGGCTGCCCGCCAACGTCCGCGCGGCCATCGTGATGGCCTCCCTGGCCATCCCCCTGATCTTGCTGATCAGCTACGCGACGATCCTCCTGGTCGTCGAGGCGCGGGCCTTCATCGACCAGTACGCCCTCATCGATGTCGCGAGCCAGAACTTCGAGTGGTTCGCGGGTGTCAACGACATCCCCGAGTTCACGGTCCAGGGGCTCTACGACGCGTACCAGTCGGGCGATCTCGCGCCCTTCATCGACTTCGCCACCGAGCACGCGAGCTTCCTGACGACGCTGATCTCGGACTTCTTCTTGAACCTCTTCGTCCTCACCATCGTCACCTACTACCTCCTGGTGGACGGCCACCGGATCAGCGACTGGCTCCTCCAGTTCGACGACGGCGCCATCATCCGGGAGTACCTCGAAGCCGTCGACCGGGAACTGGAGAAGGTGCTCTTCGGCAATCTGCTGAACGTCCTCGCCATCGCGCTGATCGCGATCGGCTCGTTCAGCGCCTACAACGTCTTCGTGCCCGCGGGCGCGGAGATCCCCTACCCCGCGCTCGCGGGCGCGCTCACCGGGATCGCGAGCCTGATCCCCGTCGTCGGGATGAAGATCGTCTACGTCCCGCTGACCCTCGCCACCGCGCTCCGGATCGCGCTCTCGGGCGACCCGACGAACCTCGTGTTCGTGGCGGGCTTCTTCGTCGTCGCGGTCGTCGTCGTCGACACCATCCCCGACCTCGTCCTCCGGCCGCTCCTCAGCGGCGAGCAGACCCACGTTGGCCTCCTGATGCTGGCCTACACGCTCGGACCGGTCGTCCTGGGCTTCTACGGGCTCTTCCTGGCGCCGATGCTCCTCGTCGTCGGTCTGACCTTCGCCAACACGGCGCTCCCGCGGCTGCTCGACGAGAATGCGACCGCCGAGGCCACCGCGTCGCCGAAGCCCGTCGACGGACGCTCACAGCGTCCGGACCCCCCAGACGACGCCGGCTCGCCGGACGAGCGACCGACCGGCTGA
- a CDS encoding type I restriction enzyme HsdR N-terminal domain-containing protein, with translation MMLREELVEYAERSSNLIEDSPQMDEENTKRKVIEPLIETLGWDILSSDVELEYSVQMGSGTKKVDYALKLEGAPVVFVEAKGCDTPLDQSHENQLKSYMRQVGVDWGLLSNGRQFEIFRRDISSTRPNEISLAAFGIETVPNNEHPLKALSHDSIASGESRQIAKKIEAVQEAVQSLRENKETLAEDVTRVVTNVAGNSVSQLVEDQAKNFVDNLIDSLEEQTHREAVTASRDSGGNQNKRREDRKYVIRFLRNGDEIQRVNGDVQSEVVASAVEYLIQEEELTDEIDIPYIPGTGRGNRALINHRPEHPNGNNMKGSKPIAGDFYLLTHMSSDDKIRYTMELADKVGIEPEFIGEW, from the coding sequence ATGATGCTTCGTGAGGAGTTGGTCGAATACGCGGAACGCTCCTCCAATCTCATTGAGGACTCGCCGCAGATGGACGAAGAGAATACCAAGCGGAAGGTCATAGAACCGCTGATCGAAACTCTCGGTTGGGATATTCTCTCTTCGGATGTCGAACTTGAGTATTCTGTGCAGATGGGATCCGGGACGAAGAAAGTCGATTACGCACTCAAACTCGAAGGAGCGCCAGTCGTGTTCGTTGAGGCGAAGGGATGTGATACACCTCTTGATCAAAGCCACGAAAATCAGTTGAAAAGTTATATGCGACAGGTCGGCGTTGACTGGGGACTGCTCTCGAACGGTCGCCAGTTCGAGATATTCCGTCGTGATATCTCCAGTACTAGACCGAACGAAATCTCTCTTGCAGCATTCGGTATCGAGACCGTACCGAACAATGAACATCCTCTCAAAGCACTCTCGCACGACTCGATCGCTTCGGGTGAATCTCGACAAATTGCCAAGAAGATTGAGGCAGTACAAGAGGCCGTACAATCACTTCGAGAGAACAAAGAAACGCTCGCGGAGGATGTAACACGTGTAGTAACGAACGTCGCGGGCAATTCGGTCTCACAATTGGTCGAGGACCAGGCGAAGAATTTCGTAGATAATCTGATCGATTCGTTGGAGGAACAGACTCATCGGGAGGCTGTGACAGCTTCCAGAGACTCGGGTGGGAACCAGAACAAGAGGCGAGAAGATAGAAAGTACGTCATCCGATTTCTACGAAACGGAGATGAAATTCAGCGGGTGAACGGTGATGTACAATCGGAAGTCGTCGCTTCCGCCGTTGAGTACCTTATACAAGAAGAGGAATTGACTGACGAAATTGATATTCCGTATATCCCCGGAACTGGACGAGGGAACCGGGCCTTGATCAATCACAGGCCTGAGCATCCGAATGGGAATAATATGAAGGGATCTAAGCCGATAGCGGGTGATTTCTACTTGCTCACACATATGAGTTCAGACGACAAAATACGATATACGATGGAACTCGCCGATAAGGTCGGGATCGAGCCCGAATTCATCGGTGAGTGGTGA